The following are encoded in a window of Bacillus oleivorans genomic DNA:
- a CDS encoding branched-chain amino acid ABC transporter permease: MLLEQLINGITTGSIYAIVALGFTLVFGVLGIINMAHGEIFMFGAFMGVVITSTLEGSIWLAFAVAIVVTAIMGWLLEFFALRPLREKQGVSHLALLISTIGVSILLENLADKIFGSGNQPVTNSFSEIRFTIGSVNIYLVQIVIFCISIALMIALSYWLLKTKGGKALRATAENLETASLLGVNVKRIITITVVLASVIGGIAGILVGMAFSSVNPQMGLSIGLKGLAIIILGGMGNVKGAVVGGMILGISETLVVTVGYSGYRDAIAFVMIIIILLVRPQGIYGKKAA, from the coding sequence ATGTTACTCGAACAACTAATCAATGGGATTACGACAGGAAGTATCTATGCTATTGTTGCTCTCGGATTCACGCTCGTTTTCGGAGTACTGGGGATTATTAACATGGCCCATGGGGAAATTTTTATGTTTGGGGCTTTTATGGGAGTGGTCATCACCAGTACGTTAGAGGGTTCAATTTGGCTCGCATTCGCAGTAGCCATTGTCGTCACTGCCATCATGGGGTGGCTGCTCGAATTTTTTGCGTTGCGTCCTCTCCGGGAAAAGCAAGGTGTGTCTCACCTCGCCCTTTTGATCAGCACAATTGGTGTTTCAATTTTACTGGAGAACTTGGCGGATAAAATTTTTGGATCCGGAAACCAGCCGGTTACAAACAGTTTTTCAGAAATTCGTTTTACGATTGGATCGGTCAATATCTACTTAGTGCAAATTGTAATTTTTTGCATTTCGATTGCGCTTATGATTGCTCTATCTTATTGGCTCTTAAAAACAAAAGGCGGCAAAGCGCTGCGGGCCACCGCTGAAAATTTAGAGACTGCTAGTCTTCTAGGTGTGAACGTAAAGCGAATTATAACCATTACCGTGGTCCTGGCCTCTGTAATCGGTGGAATAGCTGGTATTCTCGTGGGGATGGCGTTTAGTTCCGTCAATCCGCAAATGGGATTGTCGATAGGTTTAAAAGGGTTGGCCATCATTATTTTAGGCGGAATGGGGAATGTCAAAGGTGCCGTTGTAGGCGGAATGATTCTTGGCATTTCGGAAACGCTTGTTGTTACGGTCGGATATTCAGGCTATCGTGACGCAATTGCCTTTGTCATGATCATTATTATTTTGTTAGTACGACCACAAGGAATCTATGGGAAAAAAGCAGCATGA
- a CDS encoding branched-chain amino acid ABC transporter permease, with protein MLDLLLNPYYLQVASFILINVILGLSIYVTLASGQLSLGTAGFMAVGAYTTALITTNNEIPIIIGILAGPLLAGIIGILIGVAALRLQGVFLAIATLGFGEIVRVILVNMESVTNGAIGISRIPQLGNQIYASLEKIGFSADMIGLQKNQVVFLSIFMVLLLVVILLIFFFVRQSSSRVGRAFSAIKMDENAAASMGVNVTYYKVLSFAQGALFAGLAGALYAHVMSFISPEDFSYQRAVETLVYTVFGGSEVVAGAVFGGFFLTLLPEILRPISEYRYMIYGVLLVAMMYYRPQGIIDQHMIRGFKRRLLARRGRSHGISSGQDQ; from the coding sequence ATGCTGGACCTATTACTCAATCCATATTATCTGCAAGTGGCATCATTTATCCTTATTAATGTCATTCTTGGATTAAGTATCTATGTGACACTTGCATCTGGCCAACTATCACTGGGAACGGCCGGATTTATGGCCGTTGGTGCCTATACAACTGCACTCATAACAACGAACAATGAAATACCGATCATCATTGGCATATTGGCTGGTCCCTTACTCGCAGGAATCATCGGTATACTAATTGGAGTTGCTGCTCTTCGATTACAAGGCGTGTTTTTGGCGATCGCTACATTAGGGTTTGGCGAGATTGTCCGTGTGATCCTCGTCAACATGGAATCTGTAACGAATGGCGCGATTGGAATATCTAGAATCCCGCAATTGGGAAATCAAATATATGCCAGCCTTGAAAAAATAGGCTTTTCAGCTGATATGATTGGTTTACAAAAAAATCAAGTCGTTTTTCTTTCTATTTTTATGGTGCTTCTTTTAGTTGTGATTTTATTAATCTTCTTTTTTGTAAGGCAAAGCAGCTCTCGTGTAGGAAGGGCATTTTCCGCGATAAAAATGGATGAAAATGCCGCTGCTTCTATGGGAGTCAATGTTACATATTACAAGGTGCTTTCTTTTGCACAGGGCGCACTTTTTGCAGGACTTGCCGGTGCTTTGTATGCACATGTCATGTCTTTTATCAGTCCAGAGGATTTTTCTTATCAGCGGGCGGTTGAAACATTAGTATATACGGTATTTGGCGGAAGTGAAGTGGTAGCTGGTGCGGTATTTGGCGGATTTTTCTTAACCTTGCTTCCTGAGATTTTGCGGCCGATTAGTGAGTATCGCTATATGATTTATGGCGTGTTGTTAGTAGCTATGATGTATTACCGGCCACAAGGAATTATTGATCAGCATATGATTCGTGGATTCAAAAGGCGTTTGCTAGCTAGAAGGGGGCGGTCACATGGTATTAGCAGTGGACAAGATCAGTAA
- a CDS encoding ABC transporter substrate-binding protein, producing the protein MKRFVKGFIVLIIVMVVLAGCGGSEETGGDSGSGVSAKIGVISYITGPGAAYGEAITSALELAQKEINAEGEVHIELVIEDSAGTPDQALSAAQKLINSENVTAIIGPTLSTEMEVVGPIADQNGVPILGTSTTAQGIPEIGDYVFRDSIPESLAIPASVQKAVEKLGVKKVAIMYGNDDVFTKAGYDSMKQAAEDLGLEIVTTQTFQKGQSDYKAQLTEIKDLAPDLILCSALYNEGAVIMKQARDIGIDVPFVGGNGFNSPQVIEIAGDAANGLIVATPWFTGNESEKVQEFVTAYKEEYGKEPDQFAAQAYDGLYIVAEALKKAGEADRDKLRDALAETKDFEGVLGTISFDEEGDVVMDPIVLTIQDGAFGIYE; encoded by the coding sequence ATGAAACGATTTGTAAAAGGCTTCATTGTTCTTATTATTGTTATGGTTGTACTAGCCGGATGTGGAGGCAGTGAGGAAACAGGCGGTGACTCCGGATCTGGGGTATCTGCCAAAATTGGTGTGATTTCATACATAACAGGTCCTGGTGCAGCCTATGGTGAGGCGATTACTTCTGCACTGGAATTGGCCCAAAAAGAAATTAATGCAGAGGGAGAGGTCCATATCGAGCTGGTGATTGAAGACTCTGCCGGTACACCAGACCAGGCGCTATCTGCTGCGCAAAAGCTGATTAACTCTGAGAATGTAACGGCGATCATCGGACCGACATTGAGTACCGAAATGGAAGTAGTTGGACCGATTGCTGATCAGAATGGGGTGCCAATTTTGGGAACGTCAACAACTGCCCAAGGTATTCCAGAAATCGGAGATTATGTCTTTAGAGATTCAATCCCAGAATCATTGGCTATTCCAGCCTCAGTACAAAAGGCTGTTGAAAAGCTCGGGGTGAAAAAAGTAGCCATTATGTATGGAAATGATGATGTCTTTACGAAAGCTGGCTATGACTCTATGAAACAAGCAGCAGAAGATTTGGGTCTGGAAATCGTCACAACCCAAACATTCCAAAAGGGTCAATCCGACTATAAAGCACAGTTAACGGAAATTAAAGATTTGGCTCCTGACCTCATATTATGTTCTGCTCTTTACAATGAGGGTGCCGTTATTATGAAGCAAGCCCGTGACATTGGGATCGATGTTCCTTTTGTAGGCGGAAATGGGTTTAACTCACCACAAGTGATTGAAATTGCCGGTGATGCCGCAAACGGATTGATTGTCGCCACACCATGGTTTACGGGTAATGAAAGTGAAAAAGTTCAGGAGTTTGTTACAGCCTACAAAGAGGAATATGGCAAGGAACCAGACCAATTTGCTGCCCAAGCCTATGATGGACTTTATATCGTGGCAGAAGCTTTGAAAAAAGCTGGAGAAGCGGATCGGGATAAATTACGCGATGCCTTAGCTGAGACAAAAGATTTTGAAGGTGTACTTGGCACGATTTCCTTTGATGAAGAAGGCGATGTGGTCATGGATCCAATCGTTCTGACTATTCAAGATGGTGCATTTGGAATTTATGAGTAA
- a CDS encoding (Fe-S)-binding protein, protein MKVSLFITCLGEVFFPNIGKDVVEVLERLGCEVDFPKAQTCCGQPAYNSGYRKEAIKAAKHMIKTFEQSDYVVSPSGSCASMFHEYKTLFEDDMVWRERAQALAGKTYEFTQFIVDVLKVEDVGATYPAKATYHSSCHMTRLLGVENAPMKLLNHVKDLQLVPLNNSYDCCGFGGTFSVKMSPISEQMVDEKIRHIENTEATVLIGADNGCLMNIRGRVNRLGKPIEIKHIAEILNQQV, encoded by the coding sequence GTGAAAGTATCCTTATTTATTACCTGTCTGGGAGAGGTATTCTTTCCGAATATCGGAAAGGATGTTGTAGAGGTACTGGAGCGATTGGGCTGTGAGGTCGATTTTCCCAAAGCTCAAACTTGCTGCGGGCAGCCTGCCTATAACAGCGGCTACCGGAAAGAGGCCATCAAGGCAGCCAAGCATATGATTAAAACATTTGAGCAGTCTGACTATGTAGTATCACCGTCTGGTTCTTGTGCGTCGATGTTCCATGAATACAAAACACTTTTTGAAGATGACATGGTATGGCGGGAAAGAGCCCAGGCTTTGGCGGGAAAAACCTATGAATTCACTCAATTTATCGTAGACGTTCTCAAGGTAGAAGATGTGGGAGCAACCTACCCTGCAAAAGCAACCTATCATTCCTCCTGTCATATGACACGGCTTCTCGGTGTGGAAAATGCTCCTATGAAACTTCTAAACCATGTAAAGGATTTACAATTAGTACCACTAAATAATAGCTATGATTGCTGCGGATTTGGCGGAACATTTTCAGTCAAAATGTCTCCTATATCAGAACAAATGGTTGATGAGAAGATCCGTCATATAGAAAATACGGAGGCCACTGTGCTGATCGGAGCGGATAATGGATGTTTGATGAATATCAGGGGACGGGTGAATCGTCTTGGAAAACCGATTGAGATCAAGCATATTGCCGAGATTTTGAATCAACAAGTATAA
- a CDS encoding ABC transporter ATP-binding protein: MVLAVDKISKQFGGLTALSEVTFSIEKGEIFGLIGPNGAGKTTMFNMITAMLTPTSGEIYLSGEKITGLKTHQITEKGTCRTFQNIRLFSEMTVLENVMMGTHARTKSGVWSSVFRTKKQKLEEQKIQEKARNLLETVHLLHEEDTIAKNLAYGQQRRLEIARALASDPILLLLDEPAAGMNEHETEELHQLILKIRGMGITVLLIEHDMPLVMKTCDRIAVLNFGKKIAEGVPKEIQSNPEVIEAYLGSEGDDEIA, translated from the coding sequence ATGGTATTAGCAGTGGACAAGATCAGTAAGCAATTCGGCGGATTAACGGCATTGTCGGAGGTTACCTTTTCCATTGAGAAAGGAGAAATCTTCGGACTGATTGGACCGAATGGTGCCGGAAAAACGACGATGTTTAATATGATTACCGCCATGCTAACTCCCACATCTGGCGAAATCTATTTATCTGGAGAGAAAATTACAGGGTTAAAGACACACCAAATTACCGAGAAAGGGACTTGCAGAACGTTCCAAAATATCCGGCTGTTTTCAGAGATGACGGTCTTGGAAAACGTAATGATGGGCACTCATGCCAGAACAAAATCGGGTGTATGGAGCAGTGTATTCCGTACCAAAAAACAAAAACTTGAAGAACAGAAAATCCAGGAGAAAGCTAGGAATTTATTAGAAACCGTCCATTTACTACATGAAGAAGATACAATTGCTAAAAATCTTGCCTATGGACAGCAAAGAAGACTGGAAATTGCGAGGGCGCTTGCCAGTGATCCAATTCTGCTTTTATTAGATGAACCTGCTGCCGGCATGAATGAACACGAAACAGAAGAGCTGCATCAGCTGATTTTGAAGATTCGGGGGATGGGGATTACGGTATTGTTAATCGAGCATGATATGCCGCTTGTTATGAAAACATGTGACCGAATTGCTGTTTTGAACTTTGGCAAGAAAATTGCTGAAGGAGTGCCAAAGGAAATTCAAAGCAATCCAGAAGTGATTGAAGCCTACCTCGGTTCGGAGGGAGATGATGAAATTGCTTAA
- a CDS encoding ABC transporter ATP-binding protein: MLNVSGVQTFYGNIQALKGVDLQVEEGSIVTILGANGAGKSTLMKTIVGLLKPKHGTIHFLGDNVTGLRPDQLIRKGIALVPEGRAMLADMTVMENLDMGAYHRKDKTIAKDIEAVMERFPILKERQNQLAGTLSGGQQQMLAIARALLGKPKLLLMDEPSMGLAPIVVADIFKLIKEINEAGTTILLVEQNARLALKIANYGYVLETGKITAEGNAKELLENPRIVEAYLGA, translated from the coding sequence TTGCTTAATGTCTCAGGAGTACAGACGTTTTACGGAAATATCCAGGCTTTAAAAGGTGTTGACCTTCAAGTGGAAGAGGGAAGTATTGTCACGATTCTCGGGGCAAATGGTGCCGGGAAGTCCACCTTGATGAAAACAATTGTAGGCTTATTAAAACCTAAGCATGGAACGATTCATTTCCTCGGTGATAATGTGACAGGATTACGTCCCGATCAGCTGATCCGAAAGGGAATTGCTCTTGTACCTGAGGGACGAGCGATGCTTGCTGATATGACTGTTATGGAAAACCTCGATATGGGTGCATATCACCGGAAGGACAAGACAATAGCAAAAGACATCGAAGCGGTGATGGAACGCTTTCCGATTTTAAAGGAACGGCAAAATCAGCTCGCGGGAACCTTATCTGGGGGTCAGCAGCAGATGCTTGCTATTGCCCGGGCCTTACTGGGAAAACCAAAGCTTTTGTTAATGGATGAACCATCAATGGGACTTGCGCCGATTGTAGTTGCTGACATTTTTAAGTTGATTAAAGAAATTAACGAAGCTGGGACAACTATTTTGCTGGTTGAACAAAATGCAAGACTGGCCTTGAAAATTGCCAATTATGGCTACGTATTAGAAACTGGGAAGATCACTGCGGAAGGAAATGCGAAGGAATTATTAGAAAATCCGCGGATTGTTGAAGCGTACTTAGGTGCATAG